A window of Enoplosus armatus isolate fEnoArm2 chromosome 3, fEnoArm2.hap1, whole genome shotgun sequence contains these coding sequences:
- the timeless gene encoding protein timeless homolog isoform X2 — MNCELLATCSALGYLEGDAYHKEADCLESVKDLIRYLRHEDDARDVRQQLGAGQIVQNDLLPIIIQHGQDKALFDACIRLMVNLTQPAMLCFGKVPDDPVFRHHFLQVTSHLQAYKEAFASERVFVILSEILYNLLQLDWEQRQEEDNLLIERILLLVRNVLHVPADPCEEKKVDDDASVHDRLLWAIHMSGFDDLVKFLASAQSEQQWSMHVLEIISLMFRDQTPEALVSAGHARSAEEKQRDSQELEALRQKEHAEKRSRTLQRGTRHSRFGGSYVVQGLKSIGDKDVIYHRNVHNFKNYTHDTGKAVRRVPKRNRQAQECEDKRRSALNVRLFLREFCVDFLENCYNCLMYLVKESLIREQTQQHDETYYLWALSFFMAFNRGNGFRAELVSETMSIRAFHFIERNITNYYEMMLTDRKEATSWSRRMHLALKAYQELLLTVNEMDRSQDDSIRQSSNVIKSNIFYLMEYREIFLTLLRKYDETRQPHSYLKDLVESTHLFLRMLERFCKGRKNLMVQKKKVKRKKSQRGKKPSAAETSPEALAETWKVVEEELKATGFQLSESLTESIVPFDAISETPLEEQRTEAMVRVQDALLVRLGPEALALLRAAREVWPEGDVFGSADVEPEEELELLQQILHANLPRSSAPESVVEEEDDAAELEEEEFESVQISEKEFNFLDFIKRFANPSIVRPYLLLLKSYPKNTPHTNHCIARMLHRLAVDLKMDALLFQLSVFNLFNKILSDPAAAAYKELVTFAKYVLHRFLSLAAQNNKAYVELLFWKNVGAAREMTEGYTKDGEGKKPTWTEEEEEELRKLFEEHRHSEVPDIVETLLPLLSNNTRTRRQVVTQLVHMGLVDNAKELNKQKKGTRIVLWTEEQEQELEMLYEEYKVSDDVLGNILKKLTAKRSRARVVDKLLSMGLVSERRELYKKRSRSAQGKSSGKGMTEEEFLEGLTQGFPEDPVDRDDEDVEGDESEESEEEEDEEQDEEEEREKSQNGGRRSQSLHSPVERRADVGAMVYALQQEGMSGPMLWVQNCLNRTAEDREKDGLSQAVPLVPLTEANEEAMDSKSFRKLLRKLGMRAPANEQETFWRIPAKISTSQLRSAAAALSPREEEPKGGEEQDCSRSPTRESQEEEEEEVSSEQRAQALRALLLTRKRKHTSEHTDFTPIEDTDSTLERSQEKNSTKRSRSRVLDDDDDEENEDDSTTAMDMDTNGDADSDREDVSAPVKRRRKMVLIDEEEEED, encoded by the exons ATGAATTGCGAGCTTTTGGCAACATGCAGTGCTCTTGGCTACCTGGAGGGAGACGCCTATCACAAGGAAGCTGATTGCTTAG AGAGTGTGAAAGACTTGATCAGGTATTTACGTCATGAAGATGACGCCCGTGATGTCCGCCAGCAGCTGGGTGCAGGCCAGATTGTACAGAATGACCTTCTACCTATTATCATTCAGCATGGACAAGACAAGGCCTTATTTGATGCTTGCATCAG GCTCATGGTCAACCTCACTCAGCCTGCCATGCTTTGCTTTGGTAAAGTCCCTGATGACCCAGTGTTTAGACATCACTTTTTGCAAGTGACATCTCATTTACAGGCCTATAAAGAG gCATTTGCCAGTGAGAGggtgtttgtcattttaagtgaGATCTTATACAACCTTCTACAACTG GACTgggagcagagacaggaggaagataACCTGCTGATAGAGAGGATCCTGCTGCTGGTCAGGAATGTGCTTCATGTACCCGCGGACCCCTGTGAAGAGAAG AAAGTGGATGATGATGCCAGCGTCCATGATCGGTTGCTGTGGGCAATCCACATGAGCGGTTTCGATGACCTGGTCAAGTTCCTGGCGTCGGCCCAGAGTGAGCAGCAGTGGAGTATGCATGTGTTGGAAATAATCTCCCTCATGTTCAGAGACCAG aCGCCGGAAGCTTTGGTGAGCGCCGGTCACGCTCGTTCAgcagaagagaagcagagagactCTCAGGAGCTGGAGGCACTGAGGCAGAAGGAACATGCAGAGAAACGTTCTCGCACATTACAAAGAGGAACCAG acaCTCTCGCTTTGGGGGGTCTTATGTTGTTCAAGGTCTTAAGTCGATTGGGGACAAAGATGTGATTTACCACAGAAATGTTCATAAT ttcaAAAATTATACTCATGACACAGGCAAAGCAGTGAGACGTGTTCCCAAGAGGAATCGACAGGCTCAGGAATGTGAGGACAAACGCCGTTCAGCCTTAAATGTTCGACTCTTCCTGCGAGAGTTTTGTGTGGACTTCCTGGAGAACTGCTACAATTGCCTCATGTACCTTGTCAAG GAAAGTCTAATTCGAGAACAAACCCAGCAACATGATGAGACGTACTACCTCTGGGCACTCAGCTTCTTCATGGCCTTCAACCGTGGCAACGGTTTCCGCGCTGAATTAGTTTCTGAGACCATGTCCATCCGTGCTTTCCATTTTATTGAGCGCAACATCACCAACTACTACGAGATGATGCTCACAGACCGCAAAGAGGCCACGTCCTGGTCACGCAG GATGCACCTGGCATTAAAGGCATATCAGGAACTGTTGCTAACTGTGAACGAGATGGACCGCTCACAGGATGACAGCATCCGTCAGAGTTCCAACGTTATTAAAA GTAACATATTTTACCTGATGGAATACAGGGAGATTTTCCTGACCTTGCTGAGGAAGTATGATGAAACCAGACAGCCTCACTCCTACCTCAAAGACTTGGTGGAGTCAACTCATCTCTTTTTGCGCATGTTGGAACGCTTTTGCAAAGGTCGCAAAAACTTGATGGTTCAG AAGAAAAAGGTGAAGCGGAAAAAGTCTCAACGTGGAAAAAAGCCCTCAGCTGCAGAAACTAGTCCAGAGGCCCTGGCAGAGACCTGGAAGgttgtggaggaggagctgaaggcaacAGGGTTTCAG CTGTCTGAGTCTTTAACTGAAAGCATCGTGCCATTTGATGCCATATCTGAAACTCCCCTTGAGGAGCAGCGAACTGAGGCCATGGTGCGGGTGCAGGACGCCCTGCTGGTTCGACTGGGACCAGAAGCACTGGCACTGCTGCGTGCTGCCAG GGAGGTGTGGCCAGAGGGAGATGTGTTTGGTTCAGCTGATGTGGAACCTGAAGAGGAACTGGAACTCCTTCAGCAGATCCTCCATGCCAACCTGCCAA GGTCATCTGCTCCTGAGTCTGtggtagaggaggaggatgatgcaGCAGagttagaagaagaagagtttgaGTCTGTCCAGATTTCTGAAAAAGAGTTCAACTTTCTAGACTTTATCAAGAG GTTTGCCAACCCCAGTATTGTGCGTCCATACCTCCTGTTATTAAAATCATACCCAAAAAACACACCTCACACAAACCACTGCATCGCTCGAATGCTGCACCGCTTGGCTGTCGATCTCAAAATGGACGCCCTGCTTTTCCAGCTGTCAGTCTTCAACCTCTTCAACAAGATCCTGAGTGACCCCGCTGCAGCTGCTTACAAG GAACTGGTGACCTTCGCCAAGTATGTGCTGCACCGTTTCTTGTCACTGGCAGCACAGAACAACAAGGCATATGTTGAACTGCTGTTCTGGAAAAATGTGGGGGCTGCACGAGAGATGACTGAAGGCTACACCAAAGATGG agagggaaagaagccAACATggactgaagaggaggaagaggagttgcGCAAGCTCTTTGAGGAGCACCGTCATTCTGAAG TACCAGATATAGTGGAGACTCTGCTACCATTACTCAGCAACAACACCCGCACTCGGAGGCAGGTAGTGACGCAGCTGGTGCATATGGGTCTGGTGGACAACGCTAAGGAACTGAATAAACAGAA gAAAGGTACCCGGATTGTTCTTTGGactgaggagcaggagcaggagctggagaTGCTCTACGAGGAGTACAAAGTCTCTGACG aTGTGCTGGGTAATATCCTGAAGAAGCTCACAGCCAAGCGGTCTCGTGCTCGTGTGGTGGACAAGCTGCTCAGTATGGGCTTGGTGTCGGAGAGACGAGAACTTTATAAGAAGAGGAGTCGCAGTGCCCAAGGGAAGAGCTCTGGGAAAGGAATG aCTGAAGAAGAGTTCCTAGAAGGACTAACACAAGGTTTCCCAGAGGATCCTGTGGacagagatgatgaagatgtggaGGGGGATGAGTCtgaagagagtgaggaagaagaagatgaagagcaagatgaagaggaagaaagggaaaaatcacaaaatggaggaaggaggagcCAAAGCCTGCACTCCCCGGTAGAGAGGAGAGCTGATGTAGGCGCCATGGTGTATGCTCTACAACAGGAAG GTATGTCTGGACCGATGTTGTGGGTACAGAATTGTCTAAACAGAACAGCAGAGGACCGTGAAAAAGATG GTTTGTCCCAGGCTGTGCCACTTGTTCCTCTGACGGAGGCAAATGAAGAAGCCATGGACAGCAAGAGCTTCCGGAAGCTGCTGCGCAAACTGGGAATGCGAGCACCTGCAAATgaacag GAAACCTTTTGGAGGATTCCAGCTAAGATCAGTACATCTCAGCTCCGgagtgcagctgcagctcttaGTCCAAGAGAGGAAGAACCTAAAGGAGGCGAGGAGCAAGACTGCTCGAGGAGTCCAACCAGAGaatcacaggaggaggaggaggaggaagtctCGAGTGAACAGAGAGCTCAGGCTCTGAGAGCTCTGCTGCTCACACGCAAGAGGAAACACACCTCAGAGCATACAG ATTTCACTCCTATTGAGGATACAGACAGTACACTTGAGAG GTCCCAGGAGAAGAACTCAACtaaaagaagcagaagcagagtgttggacgatgatgatgatgaggagaatG AGGACGACTCCACCACTGCAATGGATATGGATACCAACGGTGATGCAGATTCAGACAGGGAGGACGTCTCTGCTCCTGTGAAGCGTAGACGGAAGATGGTCTTAattgatgaagaggaagaggaggattaG
- the timeless gene encoding protein timeless homolog isoform X1: protein MNCELLATCSALGYLEGDAYHKEADCLESVKDLIRYLRHEDDARDVRQQLGAGQIVQNDLLPIIIQHGQDKALFDACIRLMVNLTQPAMLCFGKVPDDPVFRHHFLQVTSHLQAYKEAFASERVFVILSEILYNLLQLDWEQRQEEDNLLIERILLLVRNVLHVPADPCEEKKVDDDASVHDRLLWAIHMSGFDDLVKFLASAQSEQQWSMHVLEIISLMFRDQTPEALVSAGHARSAEEKQRDSQELEALRQKEHAEKRSRTLQRGTRHSRFGGSYVVQGLKSIGDKDVIYHRNVHNFKNYTHDTGKAVRRVPKRNRQAQECEDKRRSALNVRLFLREFCVDFLENCYNCLMYLVKESLIREQTQQHDETYYLWALSFFMAFNRGNGFRAELVSETMSIRAFHFIERNITNYYEMMLTDRKEATSWSRRMHLALKAYQELLLTVNEMDRSQDDSIRQSSNVIKSNIFYLMEYREIFLTLLRKYDETRQPHSYLKDLVESTHLFLRMLERFCKGRKNLMVQKKKVKRKKSQRGKKPSAAETSPEALAETWKVVEEELKATGFQLSESLTESIVPFDAISETPLEEQRTEAMVRVQDALLVRLGPEALALLRAAREVWPEGDVFGSADVEPEEELELLQQILHANLPRSSAPESVVEEEDDAAELEEEEFESVQISEKEFNFLDFIKRFANPSIVRPYLLLLKSYPKNTPHTNHCIARMLHRLAVDLKMDALLFQLSVFNLFNKILSDPAAAAYKELVTFAKYVLHRFLSLAAQNNKAYVELLFWKNVGAAREMTEGYTKDGEGKKPTWTEEEEEELRKLFEEHRHSEVPDIVETLLPLLSNNTRTRRQVVTQLVHMGLVDNAKELNKQKKGTRIVLWTEEQEQELEMLYEEYKVSDDVLGNILKKLTAKRSRARVVDKLLSMGLVSERRELYKKRSRSAQGKSSGKGMTEEEFLEGLTQGFPEDPVDRDDEDVEGDESEESEEEEDEEQDEEEEREKSQNGGRRSQSLHSPVERRADVGAMVYALQQEGMSGPMLWVQNCLNRTAEDREKDGLSQAVPLVPLTEANEEAMDSKSFRKLLRKLGMRAPANEQETFWRIPAKISTSQLRSAAAALSPREEEPKGGEEQDCSRSPTRESQEEEEEEVSSEQRAQALRALLLTRKRKHTSEHTAPVSDFTPIEDTDSTLERSQEKNSTKRSRSRVLDDDDDEENEDDSTTAMDMDTNGDADSDREDVSAPVKRRRKMVLIDEEEEED, encoded by the exons ATGAATTGCGAGCTTTTGGCAACATGCAGTGCTCTTGGCTACCTGGAGGGAGACGCCTATCACAAGGAAGCTGATTGCTTAG AGAGTGTGAAAGACTTGATCAGGTATTTACGTCATGAAGATGACGCCCGTGATGTCCGCCAGCAGCTGGGTGCAGGCCAGATTGTACAGAATGACCTTCTACCTATTATCATTCAGCATGGACAAGACAAGGCCTTATTTGATGCTTGCATCAG GCTCATGGTCAACCTCACTCAGCCTGCCATGCTTTGCTTTGGTAAAGTCCCTGATGACCCAGTGTTTAGACATCACTTTTTGCAAGTGACATCTCATTTACAGGCCTATAAAGAG gCATTTGCCAGTGAGAGggtgtttgtcattttaagtgaGATCTTATACAACCTTCTACAACTG GACTgggagcagagacaggaggaagataACCTGCTGATAGAGAGGATCCTGCTGCTGGTCAGGAATGTGCTTCATGTACCCGCGGACCCCTGTGAAGAGAAG AAAGTGGATGATGATGCCAGCGTCCATGATCGGTTGCTGTGGGCAATCCACATGAGCGGTTTCGATGACCTGGTCAAGTTCCTGGCGTCGGCCCAGAGTGAGCAGCAGTGGAGTATGCATGTGTTGGAAATAATCTCCCTCATGTTCAGAGACCAG aCGCCGGAAGCTTTGGTGAGCGCCGGTCACGCTCGTTCAgcagaagagaagcagagagactCTCAGGAGCTGGAGGCACTGAGGCAGAAGGAACATGCAGAGAAACGTTCTCGCACATTACAAAGAGGAACCAG acaCTCTCGCTTTGGGGGGTCTTATGTTGTTCAAGGTCTTAAGTCGATTGGGGACAAAGATGTGATTTACCACAGAAATGTTCATAAT ttcaAAAATTATACTCATGACACAGGCAAAGCAGTGAGACGTGTTCCCAAGAGGAATCGACAGGCTCAGGAATGTGAGGACAAACGCCGTTCAGCCTTAAATGTTCGACTCTTCCTGCGAGAGTTTTGTGTGGACTTCCTGGAGAACTGCTACAATTGCCTCATGTACCTTGTCAAG GAAAGTCTAATTCGAGAACAAACCCAGCAACATGATGAGACGTACTACCTCTGGGCACTCAGCTTCTTCATGGCCTTCAACCGTGGCAACGGTTTCCGCGCTGAATTAGTTTCTGAGACCATGTCCATCCGTGCTTTCCATTTTATTGAGCGCAACATCACCAACTACTACGAGATGATGCTCACAGACCGCAAAGAGGCCACGTCCTGGTCACGCAG GATGCACCTGGCATTAAAGGCATATCAGGAACTGTTGCTAACTGTGAACGAGATGGACCGCTCACAGGATGACAGCATCCGTCAGAGTTCCAACGTTATTAAAA GTAACATATTTTACCTGATGGAATACAGGGAGATTTTCCTGACCTTGCTGAGGAAGTATGATGAAACCAGACAGCCTCACTCCTACCTCAAAGACTTGGTGGAGTCAACTCATCTCTTTTTGCGCATGTTGGAACGCTTTTGCAAAGGTCGCAAAAACTTGATGGTTCAG AAGAAAAAGGTGAAGCGGAAAAAGTCTCAACGTGGAAAAAAGCCCTCAGCTGCAGAAACTAGTCCAGAGGCCCTGGCAGAGACCTGGAAGgttgtggaggaggagctgaaggcaacAGGGTTTCAG CTGTCTGAGTCTTTAACTGAAAGCATCGTGCCATTTGATGCCATATCTGAAACTCCCCTTGAGGAGCAGCGAACTGAGGCCATGGTGCGGGTGCAGGACGCCCTGCTGGTTCGACTGGGACCAGAAGCACTGGCACTGCTGCGTGCTGCCAG GGAGGTGTGGCCAGAGGGAGATGTGTTTGGTTCAGCTGATGTGGAACCTGAAGAGGAACTGGAACTCCTTCAGCAGATCCTCCATGCCAACCTGCCAA GGTCATCTGCTCCTGAGTCTGtggtagaggaggaggatgatgcaGCAGagttagaagaagaagagtttgaGTCTGTCCAGATTTCTGAAAAAGAGTTCAACTTTCTAGACTTTATCAAGAG GTTTGCCAACCCCAGTATTGTGCGTCCATACCTCCTGTTATTAAAATCATACCCAAAAAACACACCTCACACAAACCACTGCATCGCTCGAATGCTGCACCGCTTGGCTGTCGATCTCAAAATGGACGCCCTGCTTTTCCAGCTGTCAGTCTTCAACCTCTTCAACAAGATCCTGAGTGACCCCGCTGCAGCTGCTTACAAG GAACTGGTGACCTTCGCCAAGTATGTGCTGCACCGTTTCTTGTCACTGGCAGCACAGAACAACAAGGCATATGTTGAACTGCTGTTCTGGAAAAATGTGGGGGCTGCACGAGAGATGACTGAAGGCTACACCAAAGATGG agagggaaagaagccAACATggactgaagaggaggaagaggagttgcGCAAGCTCTTTGAGGAGCACCGTCATTCTGAAG TACCAGATATAGTGGAGACTCTGCTACCATTACTCAGCAACAACACCCGCACTCGGAGGCAGGTAGTGACGCAGCTGGTGCATATGGGTCTGGTGGACAACGCTAAGGAACTGAATAAACAGAA gAAAGGTACCCGGATTGTTCTTTGGactgaggagcaggagcaggagctggagaTGCTCTACGAGGAGTACAAAGTCTCTGACG aTGTGCTGGGTAATATCCTGAAGAAGCTCACAGCCAAGCGGTCTCGTGCTCGTGTGGTGGACAAGCTGCTCAGTATGGGCTTGGTGTCGGAGAGACGAGAACTTTATAAGAAGAGGAGTCGCAGTGCCCAAGGGAAGAGCTCTGGGAAAGGAATG aCTGAAGAAGAGTTCCTAGAAGGACTAACACAAGGTTTCCCAGAGGATCCTGTGGacagagatgatgaagatgtggaGGGGGATGAGTCtgaagagagtgaggaagaagaagatgaagagcaagatgaagaggaagaaagggaaaaatcacaaaatggaggaaggaggagcCAAAGCCTGCACTCCCCGGTAGAGAGGAGAGCTGATGTAGGCGCCATGGTGTATGCTCTACAACAGGAAG GTATGTCTGGACCGATGTTGTGGGTACAGAATTGTCTAAACAGAACAGCAGAGGACCGTGAAAAAGATG GTTTGTCCCAGGCTGTGCCACTTGTTCCTCTGACGGAGGCAAATGAAGAAGCCATGGACAGCAAGAGCTTCCGGAAGCTGCTGCGCAAACTGGGAATGCGAGCACCTGCAAATgaacag GAAACCTTTTGGAGGATTCCAGCTAAGATCAGTACATCTCAGCTCCGgagtgcagctgcagctcttaGTCCAAGAGAGGAAGAACCTAAAGGAGGCGAGGAGCAAGACTGCTCGAGGAGTCCAACCAGAGaatcacaggaggaggaggaggaggaagtctCGAGTGAACAGAGAGCTCAGGCTCTGAGAGCTCTGCTGCTCACACGCAAGAGGAAACACACCTCAGAGCATACAG cTCCTGTGTCAGATTTCACTCCTATTGAGGATACAGACAGTACACTTGAGAG GTCCCAGGAGAAGAACTCAACtaaaagaagcagaagcagagtgttggacgatgatgatgatgaggagaatG AGGACGACTCCACCACTGCAATGGATATGGATACCAACGGTGATGCAGATTCAGACAGGGAGGACGTCTCTGCTCCTGTGAAGCGTAGACGGAAGATGGTCTTAattgatgaagaggaagaggaggattaG
- the LOC139283025 gene encoding transmembrane protein 198-like, translating to MADPTGQSPEGAGAGIAEVDACSLEIERKYDVIPAVICSMCCLFGIIYCFFGYRCFKAVMFLSGLMFGSVIIFLLCHKEHVLDTQLSVEASAGIGLGIGLLCGLVTMLVRSVGLFMTGLLLGLLLALAALLVTHQFYTPTTVWVPLGALLGTGMLFAVLTLQWQKLFTMISTAVFGAAIMTVCADFFVEMLALATHVYECLRLTPGPPLCWYSWVILGIWPALSLIGVLVQWKLTDDSFSHTEVVINRRQKRVQLMRIREKDARKRQQAGGQEGTYRRKPTPVKRYAGDLLAPSYLQSLRDRQMGTGTSLSSLGTANHTMIDLDYETGSTAPLTATTPVVRV from the exons ATGGCAGATCCCACCGGGCAGAGCCCTGAAGGGGCCGGGGCCGGCATAGCCGAGGTCGACGCCTGTAGCTTGGAGATAGAGAGGAAGTATGATGTCATCCCTGCCGTCATCTGCTCCATGTGTTGCCTGTTTGGCATCATCTACTGCTTCTTTG GTTACCGCTGTTTCAAGGCCGTCATGTTCCTGTCTGGTCTGATGTTCGGCTCCGTCATCATCTTCTTGCTGTGCCACAAGGAGCATGTGCTGGACACGCAGCTGAGCGTGGAGGCCAGCGCAGGTATCGGCCTCGGCATAGGCCTGCTGTGCGGCCTGGTCACTATGCTGGTGCGAAGCGTCGGCCTCTTCATGACTGGCCTGCTGCTGGGCCTCCTCCTGGCCCTCGCCGCCCTGCTGGTCACTCACCAGTTCTACACTCCTACCACTGTGTGGGTCCCACTGGGTGCACTTCTGGGAACAGGCATGCTGTTTGCTGTGCTGACACTGCAGTGGCAAAAGCTCTTCACCATGATCTCCACAGCTGTGTTCGGGGCAGCTATCATGACAGTGTGTGCTGATTTCTTTGTGGAGATGCTGGCTTTGGCCACGCATGTGTATGAATGCTTGCGGCTCACACCCGGGCCACCTCTCTGCTGGTACAGCTGGGTCATTCTGGGCATCTGGCCCGCACTCAGTCTCATAGGAGTACTAGTCCAGTGGAAACTGACGGATGACAGCTTCTCACACACTGAGG TTGTTATAAATCGGAGACAGAAGAGAGTCCAGCTGATGCGGATTAGAGAGAAGGACGCCAGGAAGCGACAGCAGGCAGGTGGGCAGGAAGGCACGTACCGCCGTAAACCCACCCCAGTGAAACGTTACGCTGGGGATCTACTGGCACCG AGCTACCTGCAAAGTCTGCGGGACAGACAGATGGGCACAGGCACTTCCCTTAGCAGCTTGGGAACTGCCAACCACACCATGATCGACTTGGACTACGAGACCGGGTCCACTGCGCCCCTCACAGCTACAACCCCAGTCGTCAGGGTCtga